Proteins encoded by one window of Planktothrix tepida PCC 9214:
- a CDS encoding glycosyltransferase family 39 protein gives MKEGNKLGFFSKSLSLETLLIAAIVISIFIRVLNLGTREFWYDEVLSLLLSTGQKSAYVPPKDVPVVLANYTLLLNLPPESSFDDILRTLVSLLKGIIAEPHPFLFYLSQHFWLRLFGNSEIAQRSLNTLLSLFSIGCGYGLGRTLFGYRGGLLFAAALATNPFFLFHSLNVRMYAPLVLWTILSAWALIQLMGVDKINPQSFPINTKASLQWKGQLFWTGVLIASVVAGCLTFYLFAYWVITLAALVLYLDRHHWWQHALRLGTGVLITVPWVLWGTRQQLRNADLGRFSTPPGFFATMVQHFQDVAYLLGVQLGVGDWITSIPVWVAVSTGVFWIIVFTIGSIRLWKLGEHRRLGTILILGIFPLFLALLADIVGKKFTIGFGWGRSLMIILPGCLLLITLLIQGIKKEPLYRLTATGLILVYLTISIADYSLRSRQMFHQISDIIASEPTTPTLIVMNSKAWGHVNRLAYYISPAYPVSLLAQESAKLAPALKKLLTSQTLPYGRIIELEVAEPVWSEPTTAAERETLQKILQSQYQLKNNQLLQGTMDLDEFTVNVYQRS, from the coding sequence CATTTTTATTAGAGTTCTCAACTTAGGAACCCGTGAGTTTTGGTACGACGAAGTATTATCCCTCCTCTTATCGACCGGACAGAAAAGTGCTTATGTTCCTCCCAAGGATGTCCCTGTTGTTTTAGCTAATTATACTCTACTCCTGAATTTACCACCGGAGTCTAGTTTTGATGATATTTTAAGAACTCTAGTCAGTCTGCTCAAAGGAATTATTGCAGAACCTCATCCCTTCTTATTTTATCTCAGTCAGCATTTTTGGTTACGGTTATTTGGCAATAGCGAAATTGCCCAACGCAGTCTTAACACATTACTGAGTCTATTCAGTATTGGTTGTGGTTATGGTTTAGGACGAACTTTGTTCGGATATCGAGGCGGTTTATTATTTGCAGCCGCCTTAGCAACGAATCCTTTCTTTTTATTCCACTCCCTGAATGTCCGAATGTATGCTCCATTAGTGTTATGGACAATTTTAAGTGCTTGGGCTTTAATTCAGTTAATGGGTGTGGATAAGATTAATCCTCAAAGCTTTCCAATTAATACTAAAGCTTCCCTGCAATGGAAAGGACAACTGTTTTGGACTGGGGTATTAATCGCTTCTGTTGTGGCTGGATGTTTAACGTTTTATTTATTTGCTTATTGGGTCATCACTTTAGCCGCTTTAGTCTTATACTTAGATCGACATCACTGGTGGCAACACGCTTTACGTTTAGGAACTGGAGTATTAATTACAGTTCCTTGGGTGTTATGGGGAACTCGTCAACAATTACGGAATGCTGACTTAGGACGGTTTAGCACTCCTCCAGGTTTTTTTGCCACAATGGTACAGCATTTTCAAGATGTTGCTTATCTTTTAGGGGTGCAATTAGGGGTAGGAGATTGGATTACCAGTATTCCGGTTTGGGTTGCAGTAAGTACGGGTGTTTTCTGGATTATTGTTTTTACAATTGGCAGTATTCGCCTGTGGAAACTGGGAGAACATCGACGCTTAGGGACAATATTAATTTTAGGAATCTTCCCTCTATTCTTGGCGTTACTCGCTGATATTGTTGGTAAAAAATTTACAATTGGGTTTGGTTGGGGAAGAAGTTTGATGATTATTCTTCCGGGTTGCTTATTATTGATTACGTTATTGATTCAAGGCATCAAAAAAGAACCGTTATATCGTCTGACAGCAACGGGTTTAATTCTGGTTTATTTAACGATTAGTATTGCTGACTATAGTTTAAGATCTCGGCAAATGTTTCATCAAATTTCTGATATTATTGCCAGTGAACCTACTACTCCTACCTTAATTGTCATGAATTCTAAAGCGTGGGGTCATGTTAACCGTTTAGCTTATTATATTTCTCCTGCATATCCCGTATCTTTATTGGCTCAAGAGTCTGCTAAACTGGCTCCTGCTTTGAAAAAATTGTTAACGTCTCAAACCTTACCTTATGGAAGAATTATTGAGTTAGAAGTTGCTGAACCTGTTTGGTCTGAACCGACAACAGCAGCAGAACGAGAAACCCTTCAAAAGATTTTACAATCTCAATATCAGCTTAAAAATAATCAGTTACTTCAAGGAACGATGGATCTTGATGAATTTACTGTTAATGTTTATCAACGCTCTTAA